From a single Populus nigra chromosome 18, ddPopNigr1.1, whole genome shotgun sequence genomic region:
- the LOC133677945 gene encoding NAC domain-containing protein 86-like has translation MNYIKTEQKKILNCSIRIYSLIQIGDNSISRPHIYTTPPCTNHYFIDWYFSFSYYNYSSSLYIVCRNISMASAGQALNRPTLPAGYRFSPNNDDLIVYYLKRKILGQQLPADVIPTTDVYASSPDKLPLDDFKGGEANEWFFFSNRSKDDDTIALDGGYYEIDPEGAGPITWEGKIVGYVKTLNFYQGSSPNGTETEWMVEEFRVNPEFVPLNNNDRSTQEKIENLVACKISRVQPEPEW, from the exons atgaattatattaaaacagaacagaaaaaaatactGAATTGTAGCATCAGGATTTATTCACTCATACAAATCGGAGACAATTCAATTTCCCGTCCCCATATATACACTACCCCGCCATGCACAAATCATTACTTTATCGACtggtattttagtttttcttattacAACTACTCTTCTTCTCTCTACATAGTTTGTCGAAACATCTCAATGGCTAGCGCAGGACAAGCTTTGAACCGGCCAACGCTCCCTGCTGGCTACAGATTTAGCCCTAACAATGATGAtcttattgtttattatttgaagagaaaaattctGGGCCAACAACTTCCTGCTGATGTTATTCCCACCACTGATGTTTATGCATCAAGCCCTGATAAACTCCCCTTAG ATGATTTTAAAGGCGGGGAGGCAAACGagtggtttttcttttcaaatagaaGCAAGGATGATGACACTATTGCACTGGATGGTGGCTACTATGAAATCGATCCCGAAGGTGCTGGCCCGATCACATGGGAGGGAAAAATTGTTGGTTATGTAAAGACTCTGAATTTCTATCAAGGAAGCTCGCCTAATGGAACTGAAACTGAATGGATGGTAGAGGAGTTCAGAGTCAATCCTGAGTTTGTTCCACTTAACAACAACGATCGTAGCACTCAAGAAAAG ATAGAAAACCTTGTTGCATGCAAAATTTCTCGAGTGCAACCTGAACCTGAATGGTAG
- the LOC133678805 gene encoding NAC domain-containing protein 71-like — MASEGQALNVPVLLAGYRFSPNNDDLIVYYLKRKILGQQLPADVITTTDVYASSPDKLPLDDFKGGVANEWFFFSTRSKDDNIIALDGGYYAIDPEGAGPITWEGKVVGYVKTLNFYQGSSPNGTETEWMVEEFRVNPEFVPINNNRSTQEKIENLVACKISRVQPEPEWDTTTKPKESKQEEDLGDGYLKSSGDNSRYIMHDLAHFVSELTLEWSHNFDDSRSERDELQVIDSLRPHQSLEKLSVTTYGGTVFPPWIGDPSFTKMVELKLYDCLKVTITGILPILRQYLSINALDEVKEVSAETN; from the exons ATGGCTAGCGAAGGACAAGCTTTGAACGTGCCAGTTCTCCTTGCTGGCTACAGATTTAGCCCTAACAATGATGAtcttattgtttattatttgaagagaaaaattctGGGCCAACAACTTCCTGCTGATGTTATTACCACCACTGATGTATATGCATCAAGCCCTGATAAACTCCCATTGg ATGATTTTAAGGGCGGGGTTGCCAACGagtggtttttcttttcaactagAAGCAAGGATGATAACATTATTGCACTAGATGGTGGCTACTACGCAATCGATCCCGAAGGTGCTGGCCCGATCACATGGGAGGGAAAAGTTGTTGGTTATGTAAAGACCCTGAATTTCTATCAAGGAAGCTCACCTAATGGAACTGAAACTGAATGGATGGTAGAGGAGTTCAGAGTCAATCCCGAGTTTGTTCCAATCAACAACAACCGTAGCACTCAAGAAAAG ATAGAAAACCTTGTTGCATGCAAAATTTCTCGAGTGCAACCTGAACCTGAATG GGATACAACAACCAAACCAAAGGAAAGCAAGCAAGAAGAAGATTTGGGCGATGGTTATCTGAAGTCTAGCGGAGACAACTCAAGATATATAATGCATGATCTCGCTCATTTTGTTAGTGAATTAACGTTAGAATGGTCTCATAATTTTGACGATTCACGAAGTGAAAGGGATGAGCTGCAAGTCATCGATTCATTACGACCTCATCAAAGTCTCGAAAAGCTCTCTGTTACAACATATGGTGGCACGGTATTTCCTCCATGGATAGGAGATCCTTCTTTCACTAAAATGGTAGAGCTAAAGCTTTATGATTGTCTTAAAGTTACCATCACTGGGATACTTCCAATACTCCGACAGTACTTGAGCATAAATGCCTTGGATGAGGTGAAAGAAGTGTCTGCTGAGACTAATTAA